A single Bifidobacterium scardovii JCM 12489 = DSM 13734 DNA region contains:
- a CDS encoding uracil-xanthine permease family protein — MSNLFTWKLHGDGKTLRPGEVVEPDERLTWTRTAGIGAQHVIAMFGATFLVPILTGFDPSTTLFFTAMSTALFLLINKNMLPSYLGSSFGFIAPITAVTAAHKGLPVASFGILVTGLLLALVGVLVHYAGSKWIDIIMPPVVNGAIVAIIGFNLAPSVWTNFKAAPDTALVTLLAVLLVAVLFRGLLGRLNILIGVIIGYAYACFRPGQVDFSEIGKAAWIGFPDFHLPQADFSILPMFIPVVLVLVAENVGHVKSVAQMTGRNYDDQIGTALMADGIGTAIAGFGGGSGTTTYGENIGVMAATKVYSTAAYWCAAGFALLLSLCPKFGAIINTIPAGVLGGVTTLLYGMIGMIGIRIWVENKVNFDKPLNIMVAAITMIIAIGQFAFTIGGISFNGIAIGTIVILVAYHGLKAIGKATGTIEKDDPDIL; from the coding sequence ATGTCCAACCTGTTCACCTGGAAACTGCACGGCGACGGCAAGACGCTGCGCCCGGGCGAGGTCGTCGAACCCGACGAGCGCCTGACCTGGACCCGCACCGCGGGCATCGGCGCGCAGCATGTGATCGCCATGTTCGGCGCGACCTTCCTCGTGCCGATCCTCACCGGCTTCGACCCCTCGACCACGCTGTTCTTCACCGCGATGTCGACCGCGCTGTTCCTGCTGATCAACAAGAATATGCTGCCGAGCTACCTCGGCTCGTCATTCGGCTTCATCGCCCCGATCACCGCCGTGACCGCCGCGCACAAGGGCCTTCCGGTCGCCAGCTTCGGCATCCTGGTCACCGGCCTGCTGCTCGCGCTCGTCGGCGTGCTCGTGCACTACGCGGGATCGAAGTGGATCGACATCATCATGCCGCCGGTCGTCAATGGCGCCATCGTCGCGATTATCGGCTTCAACCTCGCGCCGAGCGTGTGGACCAACTTCAAGGCCGCGCCCGACACCGCACTGGTCACGCTGCTGGCCGTGCTGCTCGTGGCTGTGCTGTTCCGCGGCCTGCTCGGCCGGCTCAACATCCTCATCGGCGTGATCATCGGCTACGCGTACGCGTGCTTCCGCCCCGGTCAGGTCGATTTCTCCGAGATCGGCAAGGCCGCGTGGATCGGCTTCCCGGACTTCCATCTGCCGCAGGCCGACTTCTCGATCCTGCCGATGTTCATCCCCGTCGTGCTGGTGCTCGTCGCCGAGAACGTCGGCCACGTCAAGTCCGTGGCCCAGATGACCGGGCGCAACTACGACGACCAGATCGGCACCGCGCTCATGGCGGATGGCATCGGCACCGCGATCGCCGGCTTCGGCGGCGGTTCCGGCACCACCACCTACGGCGAGAACATCGGCGTGATGGCCGCCACCAAGGTGTATTCGACCGCGGCCTACTGGTGCGCCGCCGGATTCGCACTGCTGCTGAGCCTGTGCCCGAAGTTCGGCGCGATCATCAACACGATCCCGGCCGGCGTGCTCGGCGGCGTGACCACGCTGCTGTACGGCATGATCGGCATGATCGGCATCCGCATCTGGGTGGAGAACAAGGTCAACTTCGACAAGCCGCTCAACATCATGGTCGCCGCCATCACGATGATCATCGCGATCGGACAGTTCGCGTTCACCATCGGTGGCATCTCCTTCAACGGCATCGCCATCGGCACCATCGTGATCCTCGTCGCCTACCACGGCCTCAAGGCCATCGGCAAGGCCACCGGCACGATCGAAAAAGACGATCCAGACATCCTGTGA
- a CDS encoding histidine phosphatase family protein has translation MGMPLDLYVIRHGESEANVIISAGEQGDNSLYTQDNVTVPDRSWRLTATGRKQADCIGRWLVSQQQLFDRYLVSPYVRTRETAATMALPKAKWEETRVLRERSWGEINTITQEEFRTNYGRNWMFKHTDPLYWRPPAGESIADVAEDRVHNLLTSLNRKSDAESVVMVSHGDLMLALMLTLEDLSDEEFMRRADSPEWTITNCTCLHYSRRDPATGRTYKRFRWEQTARPVINESDGHWDVQVEDWREFKRPLLSNGDLVDVVHAVDPHL, from the coding sequence ATGGGTATGCCGCTTGATTTGTATGTGATCCGACACGGCGAGTCGGAGGCGAACGTGATCATCAGCGCGGGCGAGCAGGGAGACAACTCGCTGTACACGCAGGACAACGTCACCGTGCCCGACCGCTCGTGGCGACTGACTGCGACCGGCCGCAAGCAGGCCGACTGCATCGGCCGCTGGCTGGTCTCCCAGCAGCAGCTGTTCGACCGCTATCTGGTCTCGCCCTACGTGCGCACCCGCGAGACCGCAGCCACGATGGCGCTGCCGAAGGCCAAGTGGGAGGAGACGCGCGTGCTGCGCGAGCGCTCCTGGGGCGAGATCAACACGATCACGCAGGAGGAGTTCCGCACCAACTACGGGCGCAACTGGATGTTCAAGCACACGGATCCGCTGTACTGGCGCCCGCCGGCAGGCGAATCGATCGCCGACGTGGCCGAGGACCGCGTGCACAACCTGCTCACGTCGCTCAACCGCAAGTCCGACGCGGAATCCGTGGTGATGGTCAGCCACGGCGATCTCATGCTCGCGCTCATGCTCACGCTGGAGGACCTGTCCGACGAGGAGTTCATGCGGCGCGCCGACTCGCCCGAATGGACGATCACGAACTGCACCTGCCTGCATTACTCGCGCCGCGATCCGGCCACCGGCCGCACCTACAAGCGGTTCCGCTGGGAGCAGACCGCGCGCCCGGTGATCAACGAATCGGACGGCCACTGGGATGTGCAGGTCGAGGATTGGCGCGAGTTCAAGCGCCCGCTGCTGTCCAACGGCGACCTCGTCGACGTGGTGCACGCGGTCGATCCGCATCTGTGA
- a CDS encoding LysR family transcriptional regulator codes for MFPLLETLVAVYEIGQFTMAADELKVSQSTVSSRIAQLERMVGAPLFERNAKSDVTPTEAGRLLYQVAIGIDGTWRDAQERIARMRESREPFSMLFSHTTATVLLPEALRRASGELHHFDLAVHMLNSDAILEQVGMKAAHLGVVEKPIVNDSVDRVTLREDRLVLAGDPDGVWMMREHGSGVRYYTDLYFKTAGVSPADAIEVGNNAAIVAAIAAGFGQSLVSADTVPAGVPTRDPGEEFVRRFYALTPRSGLTHDQRALADAIIGVLRG; via the coding sequence ATGTTCCCTCTGCTTGAAACGCTGGTCGCGGTCTACGAGATCGGGCAGTTCACCATGGCCGCCGACGAGCTCAAGGTCTCGCAGTCCACGGTGTCGTCGCGCATCGCGCAGCTCGAGCGGATGGTCGGCGCGCCGCTGTTCGAGCGCAACGCGAAAAGCGACGTGACGCCGACCGAAGCCGGCCGCCTGCTCTACCAAGTGGCCATCGGCATCGACGGCACCTGGCGCGACGCCCAGGAGCGCATCGCCCGCATGCGCGAAAGCCGCGAGCCGTTCTCCATGCTCTTCTCGCACACGACCGCGACCGTGCTGCTGCCCGAGGCGCTGCGCCGCGCGTCCGGCGAACTCCATCATTTCGACCTCGCCGTGCATATGCTCAACTCCGACGCGATCCTCGAGCAGGTCGGCATGAAGGCGGCGCATCTCGGCGTGGTGGAAAAGCCCATCGTCAACGATTCGGTCGACCGCGTCACCCTGCGCGAAGACCGCCTGGTGCTGGCCGGCGACCCGGACGGGGTCTGGATGATGCGCGAGCACGGCTCCGGCGTGCGCTACTACACGGACCTGTATTTCAAGACCGCCGGTGTGAGCCCGGCCGACGCCATCGAGGTCGGCAACAACGCGGCCATCGTCGCCGCGATCGCCGCGGGATTCGGCCAGTCGCTGGTATCGGCCGACACCGTGCCGGCCGGCGTGCCGACGCGGGACCCGGGAGAGGAATTCGTCCGCCGGTTCTACGCGCTCACCCCGCGCTCGGGGCTCACCCACGACCAGCGCGCGCTTGCCGACGCCATCATCGGCGTCCTGCGCGGCTGA